One window from the genome of Bradyrhizobium xenonodulans encodes:
- a CDS encoding NIPSNAP family protein — protein sequence MIYEMRIYRCVPGRLPALLKRFETATLKIWEKHGIKQAGFFTTLIGESNQELTYFLAWDSLAEREKKWGAFMTDPDWMKARAESEADGQIVGNIVSQILTPTAFSAVK from the coding sequence ATGATCTACGAAATGCGCATCTATCGTTGCGTGCCGGGTCGACTGCCGGCGCTCTTGAAGCGGTTCGAGACCGCCACGCTGAAGATCTGGGAGAAGCACGGCATCAAGCAAGCCGGGTTCTTCACCACGCTGATCGGTGAATCCAACCAGGAACTGACCTATTTCCTGGCCTGGGACTCGCTCGCCGAACGCGAGAAGAAGTGGGGCGCGTTCATGACCGACCCGGACTGGATGAAGGCGCGTGCCGAGAGCGAAGCCGATGGCCAGATCGTCGGCAACATCGTCAGCCAGATCCTGACGCCGACCGCCTTCTCAGCGGTCAAATAG
- a CDS encoding response regulator, which yields MRILLVEDEAEMAGALASALKRYDMVVDHAPTLAEAEEAISADVHAAVLLDRQLPDGDGLALIPKLRARADGVPIIVLTARGELADRIAGLDSGADDYLAKPFAVEELLARLRAVLRRPAGLSPEIVRAGRLAFDVGHREASIDSQPFELPRRELLVLEALIRRMGRTVLRSALEEAVYNFDDEIQSNALDTHVSRLRRKLAEADAGVEIHGIRGVGYLLKKLP from the coding sequence ATGCGGATTTTACTCGTCGAGGATGAGGCGGAGATGGCGGGGGCGCTGGCCTCGGCGCTGAAGCGCTACGACATGGTGGTGGACCATGCCCCTACTCTTGCCGAGGCGGAGGAGGCCATTTCCGCCGATGTCCATGCCGCCGTCCTGCTCGACCGCCAGCTCCCGGACGGTGACGGCCTCGCTTTGATCCCAAAGCTTCGCGCGCGCGCCGACGGCGTGCCGATCATCGTTCTGACCGCGCGCGGCGAACTCGCCGACCGCATCGCCGGGCTCGACAGCGGCGCCGATGATTATCTGGCCAAGCCGTTCGCAGTCGAGGAGTTGCTCGCGCGTCTGCGTGCGGTGCTGCGACGGCCCGCCGGCTTGTCGCCGGAAATCGTCCGTGCCGGCCGCCTCGCCTTCGACGTCGGTCATCGCGAGGCCAGCATCGACAGCCAGCCGTTCGAGCTGCCGCGGCGCGAGTTGCTGGTGCTCGAAGCCCTGATCCGCCGCATGGGCCGCACCGTGCTGCGCTCGGCGCTGGAAGAGGCCGTCTACAATTTCGACGACGAGATCCAGTCGAACGCGCTCGACACGCACGTCTCGCGGCTGCGCCGCAAGCTCGCCGAGGCGGATGCCGGCGTGGAGATCCACGGCATCCGCGGCGTTGGCTATCTCCTGAAAAAACTACCATGA